A genome region from Paludibacterium sp. B53371 includes the following:
- the msrA gene encoding peptide-methionine (S)-S-oxide reductase MsrA encodes MEEALLAGGCFWCLEAIFASINGVRQVTSGYCGGTLPNPDYRAVCRGDSGHAEAVRIEFDPAVVSYATLLQVFFSIHDPTTLNRQGHDIGTQYRSAIFYLSDAQRETAEQIIRALNDERIYDSPVVTELSPAGTFYSAEDHHQRYYWQNRQAPYCQVVIAPKIAAFRRQHPSLFDD; translated from the coding sequence ATGGAAGAGGCGCTGCTGGCGGGTGGGTGTTTCTGGTGCCTGGAGGCGATATTTGCCAGCATCAACGGTGTACGTCAGGTGACCAGCGGCTATTGCGGCGGGACCTTGCCCAACCCGGATTATCGCGCGGTGTGTCGTGGCGACAGTGGCCATGCGGAGGCCGTGCGCATCGAATTTGATCCCGCCGTCGTGTCTTATGCCACGCTGCTGCAGGTGTTTTTCAGTATTCACGACCCGACAACCCTGAATCGCCAGGGGCATGACATCGGTACGCAGTACCGCTCGGCCATCTTCTATCTGTCTGATGCACAACGGGAAACCGCCGAGCAGATCATTCGCGCCCTCAACGATGAGCGAATTTACGATTCGCCTGTCGTGACCGAGCTCTCCCCCGCCGGAACATTTTATTCGGCAGAAGATCATCATCAGCGATATTATTGGCAAAATCGCCAGGCGCCCTACTGTCAGGTCGTCATTGCACCAAAAATTGCAGCGTTTCGCCGCCAACACCCGTCACTGTTCGATGACTGA